Sequence from the Lysobacter capsici genome:
GTCCCGGCGCGGCGCCGGATCGGCTACGACCGCGCGCGTTCCAAGGACCTGCACGGTCTGTTCGTCAACGAACGCATTCCCGATCGCCCCGGCATCCACGTGCTCGACGCGATCGGCAGCTTCTGCGAGCCGCTGGGCCTGCGCCAGACCCAGGTGGTCTGGGACCTGCCGGTGCCGGCGGAGGCGCGCGAATGGGCGCGTGCGCAGTGGCCGCAGGACGACGTGCCGACCTTGCTGATTTCGCCGTGCTCCAGCCACACCGTGCGCAACTGGCGCGCCGAGCGCTACGCCGCGGTCGCCGATCACGCCGCGCAGCGCGGCTGGCGGGTGGTGATGTGCGGCGGCCGCAGCCAGCTCGAACGCGACACCACCGACGCGATCATGGCGGCGATGAGCCATCCGGCGCTGGACCTGGTCGGCAAGGACACGCTCAAGCAATTGCCGGCGCTGCTCGAACGCGGCCAGCTGCTGATGACCCCGGACTCCGGCCCGATGCACATCGCCAACGCCATGGGCACCAAGGTGCTCGGCCTGCACGCGGCCAGCAACCCGGCGCGCAGCGGCCCGTACAGCGACCTGCGCTACTGCACCGACCGCTACGACGACGCCGCGCGCAAGTACCTGGGCAAACCCGCGAGCGAGATCGCCTGGGGCACCAAGATCGAACACGACGGCGTCATGGACCTGATCGGCGTCGACGACGGCATCGCCGCGTTCGAACGCTACCGCGCCGATCACCCGGGCACCTGAGCCCAGCACCGACAAGGATCTGTTGCATGACCCCACGTTCCCTCGCCGACCTGCGGGCCGCGCTGAGCGCCGGCGCGCGCTTCGACTATCTGTGTTTCTGGGGCCATCGGGTCGTGCCCGGCCAGGTCGGCAAGAGCTGCTTCAGCCAGTGGTATCCGGCGTCGTTCGAGCTCGACGGCCAGCGCTACGCCACCGCCGAGCACTGGATGATGGCCGGCAAGGCGCGGCTGTTCGGCGACGAGGCGATCCACGCGCGGATTGTCGCCAGCGACGACCCGGCCAAGGTCAAGGCGCTCGGCCGCAAGATCGCCGGCTTCGACGAAGCGCGCTGGGTCGCGCATCGCTACGAGCTGGTGGTGGCCGGCAATCAGGCCAAGTTCGAACAGAACCCGCGGCTGCGCGGTTTCCTGCTGAACACCGGCGAACAGGTGCTGGTCGAGGCCAGCCCGGTCGATCCGATCTGGGGCATCGGCCTGGCCGCCGATCATCCCGATGCGACCCGCCCGGAGGCCTGGCAAGGGCTCAACCTGCTGGGTTTCGCCTTGATGGACGTGCGCGAACGCCTGCGTGCAACGTCCGCATAACACGCTAGTCAACCACTACCAGCCCGCGAGACCGCCATGCCCCTGGGAACGATCGACGACGACTACGGCCCGCCTTCGCCCGAGTTGAGCCTGCTGCTGCGCCTGCGCGACAGCGGCGACGAGGATTTCAACGACGCGTTGTCGGACCTGGGCTATCGCCTGCTCGCCGCCGACGACGCGCCGACCCTGCTCCATCCCGACAGCTACCTCAGTGAAGCCGAGCGCGCCGATCCCTCGATCGCGGCCAACATCGTCGCGATCGACGAAGTCTGCGCGCGGATCAGCTTCTTCGCCGAAGACGACCAGAGCAATCTGTTCGGCTATTGGCACGGCCCCGAACGCACCGCGCTGGCCGCCGCGCCGATCGTCAAGTTCGACAACGAAGGCCAGTTCGCGTTGCTGCAAGGCCGCGGCCTGATCGAAGCGCTGATCGGCGACCGCGTGTTCGACGACGACGAAGCCTTCGCCGAGCACGCGCAATGTTTCCAGCACCTGGGCTTCGCCGTCGCCGCGCGCAACTGGCACGAACTGGCCGACCCGGACGCCGCCAGCGATCCGGCGCAATGCCACGAAGCCGGCTACGAACGCGCCCTGCCCGGTTTCCAATCGCCGCGGTGATCGACGACAGCCGTCAGGTCACCCGGCCCGGCCGGCGCGATCAGAACGCGCCGGTGCCGTAGTCCTGGTAGGACTTCTCTTCGACATAGGTCGAGCCCAGCGCCAGGTTGATCTCTTTCTTGACCCGCGCGCGCACGTCGTTCTCGACGTAGACCGAACGCGCCAGGGCGATGAATTCGGCGTCGAAGGCCTGGGCCTTCTCCTTGATCCGGATATCGTCCTCGATCACCCACAGGCGCTCGTTGACCGCCTTGAGCTCGGCGCGCAGGCGTCCGATGTCGCCGCCGGCGGCCGGATGGGCCATCCAGGTCTGTTCCAGCGCGCTCAGTTCCGCGCGGACATTGGCCAGCTTGGCCTCGTCGCTCATGCGCTCGGACTTGATCTGCAGGATCGAGATCTTGTCCAGCAGTTCGCCAAAGGACACCGGGACCAGGATTTCGGACATGGGACGCCGCCGTTTGCTAATCAGGGGGCCGCTTAGTGTAGCCCCGCCGGGCGCCCGAGCCGACGCCCCCGGGCCGGGCGGCACGGGGCCGGATGCGTGCCCCACGGGCCCGGATCGATCCGATGCGCGAGAAACCTTGTCGGCGGTCGCGACTATCCGTATCATTCGCGGCTCACTGCACCCGGAGAGGTGGCAGAGTGGTTGAATGTACCTGACTCGAAATCAGGCGTACGTTTATAGCGTACCGGGGGTTCGAATCCCCCCCTCTCCGCCAGATACGCACGACATGGGCCCTTCGGGGCCCTTGTTGTTTTGGGGCCTTCGCGCTTGGGCCCGGCATGGTTCGGGCCTGGGCGATCGCGCTGTTTCGGCGCCGACGGCGGCAGCCACTTTGCGCGCCGTGGCGGTTGGCTGCGCCGCGACGCGGGCCGCGGCGACCCGATCGGCATCGCGCTGTTGCGCCGAGCACTCACGTCGGCTGCATTCGTTGCGCATATCGGCTGCACTTTTCGGCGGACTTCGCGCAGATCCACCGTTCGGCGTCCACCGCTTTCGCTCACGCTTCACGCCTGGTTTGGTCGCGCTGAGCCAGGCTCGAGATCCGACTTGCGCCACCATGCAGGGCAAATGCCGCGGCCGGCCTCGCGCCGACGCCTTGCCAGGCGGGGTTCCACCGATCCGGTACACACGCGGTCTTCATCGAATCTCGGGCATGAAGCCGTGCAGGGATCACGCTTTCTTGTCACCAGGCCGTTGTGCCGCGATGAT
This genomic interval carries:
- a CDS encoding glycosyltransferase family 9 protein, which translates into the protein MTHSSLSPAPTICLLRLSALGDVTHVVPLVRTLREARPQAAITWVIGKGERRLLEGLEGVRFVEYDKKSGLAGMRALGRELRALGLADGRFEALLQMQVAARANLLSAFVPARRRIGYDRARSKDLHGLFVNERIPDRPGIHVLDAIGSFCEPLGLRQTQVVWDLPVPAEAREWARAQWPQDDVPTLLISPCSSHTVRNWRAERYAAVADHAAQRGWRVVMCGGRSQLERDTTDAIMAAMSHPALDLVGKDTLKQLPALLERGQLLMTPDSGPMHIANAMGTKVLGLHAASNPARSGPYSDLRYCTDRYDDAARKYLGKPASEIAWGTKIEHDGVMDLIGVDDGIAAFERYRADHPGT
- a CDS encoding NADAR family protein → MTPRSLADLRAALSAGARFDYLCFWGHRVVPGQVGKSCFSQWYPASFELDGQRYATAEHWMMAGKARLFGDEAIHARIVASDDPAKVKALGRKIAGFDEARWVAHRYELVVAGNQAKFEQNPRLRGFLLNTGEQVLVEASPVDPIWGIGLAADHPDATRPEAWQGLNLLGFALMDVRERLRATSA
- a CDS encoding DUF6165 family protein, which gives rise to MSEILVPVSFGELLDKISILQIKSERMSDEAKLANVRAELSALEQTWMAHPAAGGDIGRLRAELKAVNERLWVIEDDIRIKEKAQAFDAEFIALARSVYVENDVRARVKKEINLALGSTYVEEKSYQDYGTGAF